In Triplophysa rosa linkage group LG2, Trosa_1v2, whole genome shotgun sequence, the genomic window TTCAGAAGCACGCAACTTACCATGAGTGAGTACTCCACTCTTACGATACTGCAGTCTAGAATGGAGGGTGAAACAGGGGGGATTTTCAACATCTTTCCATTCCAAGTCTCAGTCTTGCTAGAAGACAGAGACTCCCCTCGGATGTTGGCCACTAATTGCTTGATCTCCTTCATCTTCCCTTTGGCATAGAAGGTCTGTGTTTGGTAAATGGCAGCCTTTGGCACAACCATACGCGAAGAGCAGTTTTCAATTTCAGCAAAGATCTGTATGGACTCTCCTGTGGTAATAAACATTGAACAGCGTTCAGTTGATGTACTGTGTATTTGTATCAGTTACAGTGGGGTAGAAGTGTCTAATAATGAATCCAACTATGACACCACTACTGAAAATACTTTCGTttgaaatgtataattattatttaaaaaagaaacattataACACAATAATAACAGTATTTGGTGTAGTACTGTAATTTGGCATAGCTGATGATGATGTTCCGAAGAGAATCTCATACAGAATCTCATGTCCTCAATTAAATCTAAACTTTAGTACAACACAGTGACAGTCACAAATTTGCTTACTCGATTagtcttttttcattttcaaaacccTACTAATCCGGACAATAAGACTACTGAACCCCACTGTATAAGACACTCGATAAGTAAACATGAGTTTGAGTATGCAACATCAGTTGCTAGCAGAAGCTAAAAATTACCTGGAGTATAACCCTTCCGTTCAATTTTGGCACTTAAAGAGATTGGACCTGAGGTGCAAAACCAGCAGCATAGTGTCTTTTCTTTACTGCCCGCTTGGGGGGACTGTTGAAAGAAAAACAGTAACACTTTCAAATTCAAGAACCTTCTTCGGTTATTCCTCAACACAGGTGTAAATGATGTAAGCACCCACCAGCAAGAGAGGAGTGTTGATGTCAATGTGTTCAAAGACAGTAAACTCTTTCTTGGTCTTCATGGGCAGAAGCCACGGCCTGTGCAGCTCAGCCTTCACCCAGTAGCGCACACTGCCGTGCTTTCCTTCAAACGAAGTAGCCAGCGGTCTTTATGTGTATGACATAGAGAACAAATGAGAATTACAATAAACAGGCAAGTCATTTTTGGTTTGGTTCCACATCCAACCAACACTTACGTTTGTGGAATCTCAAAGCTGAATGCATACTCATGTCTTCCTGAATGAATAGTGGTTAGTCCCTCTTCGGAGTTATTGTCATCTGAAACAGAAGAGCACAATATTCCAAATAGGCTACCTTACCTGCCAAAGCATTGATCGTCTTGTTTAGTACATGATCTAATTTACAGAAAGATAAGAAAAACTAGACAAAACAATAGCGGTCTTTTTCACAAAACCCAATGATGTACATGtatcaaactttattaaacctTTGATCaaacatataaatattatttcaattaTCTCAAATGATTAATCATATACAAAACTGTACACAGGTGTAATATTTTCCAGCACTCAGTTCCCTTGCTTGTACTGAATTGGAAATACTCATAACATTCACTGCAGTACACTACACAATTTGTCTAGCTATAAGATGAAtgagaatgaaaaataaaatgaaaagtcgagttatttatttttgtaacacTGAAAAGCACAGATGGGCTTTGGTTTTGCCAGCTCAGCTGAGGCACAGAAAACAAGCTCTtaagggagctgtcaatcacgGGCACACACTCCAGCAAGAGAAGACCGGCCTAAACCGGAGCCAGCTGCATGCCGTGCTGCCTCGCTCAGAGTCATTACACATTCAGCGTGCTGCAGCCCAGACAAGCCCCCATTCGGTCTGCGCGTGTATTGCGGCGTGTGCATTATGAGTATCCCATTCAGTAAAACAAGTGAATGAAAAATGACCAAAACATTCAAGTACATTTAAAGGAAAAAGTCAACAACAATCACAAACGACAAAAAACGAGCAATTTCCACACACCGTTCTTTATTGTAAACCAATCACGTTACAAAAGCATCAAACTGACACAATTAAACATAtttgaatcagaatcagaagagctttattgccaagtgtgcttgcacacacaaggaattttctttggtgttggaagcttctagtacagacattcaacacaatgacaatacaatataatacgatttacagtctaaaagattgtaaaatatgcatatataaaataaagactattttacagaaaatgggggataataacatataagagacattgtacagggtagtatatagtagaataaacatattaacagattgtatgtacacttgtgcaaatggataatttagtaagtagaggtagtgttatatacatgtatacataagatgtagatataataaggcactatagtgcacactataggagtagtggaagtgttaaaatattgattaaaatataaagaGCATTGATTTTCTTGAAATTACAATACACATGCAGTTAACAAAGTCATAACATGTACTACTcgatttaaaaacaaagaacttCACCATTAGGCAAAAATCGACTTTTTTGGAGCAGGACTCATTGCAGGATTAACTGACAAAAACTTACAAACAAAAATAGCAACTGAATAagaattattatataatttagaTCCATTCACTGTATACAGGAACATTAATGCAGTATTGAAACTCTGAACCACTGAATGCACTTTGCACTTTAATGTAACCCAAATAATGCATACAGAAGTACGTGCATGTGCGCGGTATAAATGTGCACTGTTGATTACAAAATTCCCATTACTAATTACTACAGCCACTGGTGCAAAGTTGCTGCTGTTTTTCTCACTTTCCGCAAAAGCATGATGTCATGGAGGACACGTTGGAGCATCCACCAATCAGAGCCAAGAACGGCTAGCCACTGCATCAAAACAGGATTGAACCGCTTCTAACAATGTGTGAAATACATTATGGGAAAATACCTGTCATCGCTGCTTTTAACGCTGCTATTATACCAAACTGATCGTGTTTTTTCTATTATAATGACATATCGTTAGAACACTGAATATGTTTTAACATACATCACGAGAGAACAGCAATAAATGTTGCCACCATTCATTCAAACCACTTAACTTTAACTGATGTCTGAGCAACTGAGAGAAAACTATATAATAGTTACAGAGAAAATATGCTACACGCTCTAGAGACAACACAAACAAGCTGCATCTTGCCGTGTTgtcaaaacattattttcagtGTCCTATTGAGGCTGACATGAAATGTTTCATATACAGGGGAGCATTGTGATCACTGAGCTATTGAATTTGAAAGTACTAATAAAACCGAAAGAGTATATCTACACGTATGTTATGTAATCACTAAGCATCTCAACTGTACATTTAATTGTTCTTCAAAATCTACATTAAGAGCATTTCAATCTATATGCTTACCTCTTTCATGACCAATAAGGATGTCTCTATGATTGAGATATTCCACTTCCTCTGTATAATTTTGTGTGTAGGCAGTATTGGATCCAGCATTTCGTGATTCTGTCCAACGAACTTTTGCAAATCCTTTTGCATTAAAATTAAGTGACTTTACACGAATCTCCCCGGTAACTTCGATAATTACTCTTCCTGAGACTGAGTCCCCACTTGAGAAAACAGGTACATTGCTGTCATTTAGACAGTCGTAGCTTATAATGAAGCTCTTTACCTTTCCTAGCACCATGGtggcaacaaaataaaatgtacaatcaTCTAtaggaataaaaaaaaatacctTCGCGCAGTCTATCAAAATAATCTTCTATGAACAAAGCTAGAGTTAACACTGGATAGTGTCATTAGGATGCGAGAGCTGAATAACAGCAAATGCTGTTATCGCGTCTCGGTGAAGGTTTGACGGTCTGCAATGAAAGACGGCGAAAATTCGCCACCCGGCTCACTTTAAGCGCTGCTCGTGTGGAAAACAACTTGCAGAGCATGCGCAAACCTTTCAGCCACCCCCTTTTTCCGGCTTTttgtgcagaataaaagttcTTTGACCTGTCAGAAGAATGACCTTCAGAGAATACGTGGAAGTCTGGATATTTTCACACCATTATGAACAgttttacattaatattttaaaagtctggttaattAGCTTAGTTAGCTTGTTAGGACAAGCATGCCCGTGGGGATGCACAACATTTGCTGAAATAAATATGGcattaaatatgataaaaaatatgGTGATTACACCTCTTGTTGTAATGAAGCATTAAATCTGCAATAAAAGCTCTTCCTCTTACTTCAATGCATGCTCTAATGTGTAAAAAACAAAGTTTACAATGTGGTAACGCATATACCTATGTAGCAATGAATacattataaaaaattaagtatTTAGGTTATTATTATGTTGCCATTTAAGTTGATCCCCAAATGATATCTATTATATCTGATGTAGGCTACGCGTTAACTTGTAATTCAAACTTGCAGCGCCACACAGTGGCTttaaaaactgtgaaaaaactttgtgtttgtgatttttttgtgtctTCTTTATTcaagtgcgtgcgtgcgtgcgtgcgtgcgcgcgcgtgtgtgtgtgtgtgtgcgtgttcatgtttgtatatcccggtggggacctaaacctgaatacacaccaacacatggggactcgtgtcaccgtggggaccaaaattgaggtccccaggggcagctaataaattgtacagaacaatattttttacaaatctaaaaatgcaaaaagtgttctatgatctttaggtttagggatagggttagggataggggatagagtatacagtttgtacagtataaaaacattacgcctatggactgtccccacggggatagtcaaccaaagcctgtgtgtgtgtgcgaattAGGTTAATGTAGAACTCTGCTTCCGTCTGGTGGTTCTGTTGGACATCAGCAGTTAATTTAATTGATTGATGTCCTATCAAACGACTTATCAACTGCCGGAAACGCATTAGACCctatggaattccaaaagtgacaatattaaaaataaataaatacaaaaataaatccatgaagaaatgtaaaaaaggaaaaacaaatgagtatttatacttttatttccttatttatgggtaattatatattttttcacgcttatttattttttcatttatttatttatacatttatttatttccacttttctttatttccacatttattcatgtatatatgtatttattcctacatttatttatttttacattgatttatttctacattgatttatttatgtatttctttgtctgtatgctaatgagtgagggcgtgtttcacctcagacattagcaatcgatctcagagcggcggtgctgaagctttgaggcaacagggacaccttgtggtgtgaccaaacgaaacgaggttgacgaagttgcatagagaaggcaatcgaGTGCCTGGGTGATATGaagattactgtgagcgataatccgccagccacggaccgttcacacctcgtctcgctcgtctgaccgttccccaggagacggtccgccgtcttatacctcaatcacgtattcggacacgatgcgtgatgatgagatgtctcttgcagcatcggggggtgacgtactgccatccgactccgacgattcctcgggctccctccctcggggggtcgagcccaagaagaagcggacgtcgaattgtcagccatgctttcccgggccgccgtgagtgttgagttgcagtgcccgcactgcctctcccggcgctcgcggctggctacatggcacctcgggtttgagcgcggctccaagccgcgcccgcccccagttccgtgtttaccggaagtgcatgaggaacttagtaagacctggaatgcccctttCTGGCACGTtccacgtcaaacaaagttgcgtcaccctctcttccctcgaggttgagacagctagaggatacgtcgatgtcccccaggtggagtatgccgccgcggtgcactcgtgcccgtaggcggtggccacctgggggggggctcgacctagactccggtccaaagcatgtggggtctcggcatctctggtgtcgagagcttacattgcggcggaccaagctgcctcctctctccacgctatggatcctgccaggccagggcgttgagagagctccacgagggtaaaaccgacccagcgcttatgcaggaactccgcgccgccaccgacctcgctctacaggcaaccaaggtgaccacgctggccctgggtcggacgatgtccacacttgtggtccatgagaaactcctctggccgatccttgcgcagatgagtaacgccgagaaggtccgctttctcggcgcacccgtctcgcaagggggggctggttggtgttactgtcgagccgctgcGGCCGCGCTCACCCCCTGCCCGTCGGGGGgtgcgagacccgcacgcggcctcccccggagggttctcgacagtaaagaagcagtcctccgtgccgcaactcggccacctcggccgtcgagttccgtgcactgtctgcttcccagcagccatggtcctcttcgacgccctccagctctggcgccccccactcaggcggccccccccctggaggagacagcgaagaggagaccatcgccccatcagcagccgcggtgaagcggccctcatgggaagacctcagggggatcgaggctaccattgggcctgaccccagccacatcgctgggaagtcggatagggatggatcctgccccgtctctccatctgctggccccctccggggggctagcacccacttactctctaaggagagtttcctctctctctgggttatcacagccgctcccaccctctgcacgacggtgaacggcaaactcgacgatGAAAAGatcgagatgttcagcgggttttacagcctgtacttcattgtccccaagaaaggcggggggttgcgccctatcttgggtctgagtgttctgaacaggcacctacacagtagctgcctttcaggttgatcacgcagaagcgcatcctgacgtccgtcaggtgtcaggaatggttcatggcaatcgacctgaaggacgcgtacttcatgtctcgatcctccctcgacatcggccgttccgatgGTTCGTGTttgagggacgggcatatcagtacagggtcctccccttcggtctgtccctgtctccacgagtctttacgaaggtcgtggaagccgccctccttccccttagggaaggaggtgtccgggtactaaactatctcgacgactggctcagtttggcgcactctcgagatctgatctccggcacctagatcggtggggctacaggtcaactgagaagagcaagctctccccagtgcagagcgtcctctttctcggtagggaactcgactctgtcctcatgagcggccctgctcaccccccgcgggggtcGCGAgtcccgcgacgaggaagcccgcacccacgcggcctcctagaggcagtgcgactgatgTCCTTCTTGGGGTTGGGCTGCCGTGCACAAACGGGCAAGCAGtttcggggcggtggacgggcccccgcttGCGTTGGCATTTCAGCTGCCTAGAGTttttggttgtgctacttgcattgaggaggctactacctctcgtaaagggcaggcacgtgctggtccggtcggatagcacagctgctgtggcgtatatcattggattcgctcacggcagctaaacatgactcgcccggcgcctcctcctctggagtcagcaggtgatcaattccctgcgagccacacacatcccaggcgtcctgaaccagacagccgatgcgctctctcgtcagtcgacgcctcgcggggagtggcgactccatccccgcgcaaccagctcatttgggagaggtttggccaggcacaggtggtcctgttgcctcccaggactccacccattgtccgctttggtactccctgtccgaggcaacccttggcacggatgcccttgcgcacagctggccacgggacaagcgtaagtacgcttccccccagtgagcctcattgcacaggtcctgt contains:
- the arrdc3a gene encoding arrestin domain-containing protein 3a, translating into MVLGKVKSFIISYDCLNDSNVPVFSSGDSVSGRVIIEVTGEIRVKSLNFNAKGFAKVRWTESRNAGSNTAYTQNYTEEVEYLNHRDILIGHERDDNNSEEGLTTIHSGRHEYAFSFEIPQTPLATSFEGKHGSVRYWVKAELHRPWLLPMKTKKEFTVFEHIDINTPLLLSPQAGSKEKTLCCWFCTSGPISLSAKIERKGYTPGESIQIFAEIENCSSRMVVPKAAIYQTQTFYAKGKMKEIKQLVANIRGESLSSSKTETWNGKMLKIPPVSPSILDCSIVRVEYSLMVYVDIPGAMNLSINMPLVIGTIPLHPFGSRTSSVSSQCSMTMSWLSMTLPERLEAPPAYAEIVTEEQRQGCLEVSSGRENFDGPLFAYIQEFRFRPPPPYSEIDPHPDEAMSAVEQRLHTCPSR